CCGTGGCGGGCATCGTCCTTGGCGTGTCGCCCCTGCCGCAGGGGCAGATTTTTTCCGCCAGCCTGCCCATGCCCACCGAGACCTTCCTGCAGATGGATATCAAGGGCGCGCTGCACCACGGGCTTGTTTCCATCATCTTTACCCTGACCATGGTGGATCTTTTCGACAACATGGGCGTGCTTATCGGCCTCTCGCAGAAGGCGGGCTTCATTCGTGAAGATGGCCACATCGAGAACCTGGACAAAGCCCTTATCACCGACTCTATGGCTACCATGGCCAGCGCCGTCATGGGCGCGACCACCGCCACCAGCTACCTTGAAAGCGCGGCGGGCGTGGCCGAGGGTGGACGCACTGGCCTCACGGCCGTCACCATTGCCGCTCTGTTCTTTCTGGCGCTCTTTTTCTCCCCCCTGGTGGGCATGGTGCCCGCCTACGCCACAGCGCCCGTGCTCATCATCGTGGGCGCCATGATGATGCAGGAAGTGGGGCGCATCAGCTTCAAGGACTTTACCGTGGCCCTGCCCGCCTTTTTGACCATCATCAGCATGCCCCTGACCTTCAACATCGCCACGGGCTTCGGCTTCGGCTTTGTGAGCTGGGTGGGCATCAAGGCCCTGGCCGGGCGCTTCAAGGATCTCAACTTTGTCATGGTCTGCATCGCTGTGTGCTTTGTGATCAACTTTGCCCTGCGCCTGCCGTAGACAGTGTCGTCACGAGCGCCTTTTCAGGCATCTCTTCGTCGAACTTCGCCTTTTATTCCGGTCGAGTACCATCAGAGTACACTCCCTGCATAAAAAGCTGGTTCTCCTTGATATGACTGAAAATTCATCTCGTGACTACACTGTCTAGAGCATTTAACACTTGAAATGCTCGCGTACGGCAGGCAAAAGCCCGCCTGCTCGCATTTCGTGGCAAGGATTTTTCAGAAAAATCCTTGCAGAGCATTTAACTCATTTCATTCGTAAACTGCTCCAGGCTTGAGCGACCAGCGCATATATCAGGGAAACGCTGATGTATTCCGTTTGGCGGACTTGCTTCACTTATTTTGAAACAGTCGAGGACGGAAGAGTCCACTCCTGCTTGAAAAAAGATCGCGCCTTGCCAAAGGAAATACCAGCGCGTTTCCCGGAGGCTCTTTAATAGGTGCTTCCTTGGCGTCCAGCCCATATGTTCAAGACCCCGGATACTCCGGGGTCTTGTTTTTTGAGCGGGTGGGCGTAATGAATATATATTCCAGAGTAAGTTCAGTTTGACCCCGCCTTGCCTTTGGGCGCGCATAAGTGCATACTTTGCAGCCTGCATATAATTGGGCCTAAGAGCCAAAAAGAATAAGGAACAGCACCCTATGACCACGCTTTTGAGATCTGCGCCTCCCAAAAAGCCCCTGTGGCGCGAATATGGCGAAGCCCTTTTAGTGGCCTTGCTGCTTGCTCTCGTAATCCGTACATTTGTCGTGCAAGCATTTAAAATACCTTCAGAATCCATGCTACAAACCCTGCTTGTGGGCGATCATCTGCTGGCCAGCAAATTTTCCTATGGCGTCAAGGTGCCCTTTACCAATTACTACGTCTACAAGGGCAGTGATCCACAGCGTGGCGAGATCATCATTTTTGAATACCCCAACGACCCCAGCGTGGACTACATCAAGCGCATTGTGGGCGTTCCCGGCGATATTATCGAGGTGCGCAACAAGCAGCTGTATCGCAACGGCGAGGCCGTCAAGGAAAGCTATATCCGCTTTACCCAGCCCGACCGCATAGAGCCGGTGCGCGACAATTTCGGCCCGGTGACGGTGCCCGAAGGCAAGTATTTCGTCATGGGCGACAACCGCGACAATTCGCTGGATTCGCGCTTCTGGGGTTTTGTGGGCCGCAGCGCCATCCGCGCCAAGGCCTGGCGCATCTACTGGTCGTGGGGCGGGCTTGGCGACATGCGCTGGGACCGTATGGGCAAAAAGGTGGAATAGATTTTTCAAGGTGTAGCCCCGGCGTTCGCGCGAGCGGACGCCCACCGCTACGGCGGTTGAAGCCTTGCAAGGAGGCCCGGTGGTAGTCCGGCTGAACAGCGGCGGCGTGGAAGGCGTGGACGCCTATCCCGTGGAACTGGAAGTGGACTTCGTGCGCCAGGGCCTGCCGGGTTTCACCATGGTGGGCCTGGCCGAAACGGCCGTGCGCGAGGCCAAGGACAGGGTGTTCGCGGCTCTGAGGGCTGCCGATTTCAAGTTGCCGCCAGCGCGAATCACCGTCAATCTGGCTCCGGCCTGGCGCCGCAAGAGCGGGGCCAGCTATGACCTTCCTCTTGCCATTGGCCTGCTGGCCGCCTCTGGCGCCATTCCCGCCGAAAATCTGCAACAGTTTTTCATGGCCGGGGAGCTTTCCCTGAGCGGCGAACTGCGCCCGGTGAGCGGCGTTCTGCCGCTGGCCCTGCTGGCCCGCCAGCGCGGGGCTGCGGGCATTATCGTGCCGCCGGGCAATGGGGCAGAAGCCGCCGTTGTACGCGGCCTTTGCGTCTATACTCCCCGTAATATCGCGCAGTGCGCGGCCTTTCTGGCCGGAAGGGAGCCTCTTGAGCCCCTGTCGGAGCCGGAAATGGACGATCTGCCGCCCTTGGGCCACAGCCTTGATTTTGCCGAAGTCAAAGGGCAGGAGGCCGCCAAGCGCGCGCTGGAAATAGCTGCGGCTGGCGGGCACAACGTCTTGCTGCTCGGCCCTCCCGGCAGCGGCAAGACCATGCTTGCGCAGCGCCTGCCCACCATTCTGCCGCCCCTGGACTTCGAGGAGTCGCTCGAAGTCACCAAGATCTACAGCGTGGCCGGCAAGCTGACCGACCATCAGGGGCTGGTGCGCCAGAGGCCGTTTCGCGCGCCGCACCATACCATTTCGGACGTGGCCCTGGTGGGCGGGGGAACCTACCCGCGCCCCGGCGAGGTCAGCCTTGCCCACAGGGGCGTGCTTTTTCTTGATGAACTGCCGGAATTTCAGAAGAGCGCGCTGGAATCGCTGCGCCAGCCGCTGGAAGGCGGCGTTGTTCACATTGCCAGATCCGCGCACAGCGTGATTTTTCCCGCTGCCTGCATGCTGGTGGCGGCCATGAATCCCTGTCCCTGCGGGTATCACGGCGATCCCACGCATGAGTGCAGTTGCCGCCCCGACCAGCGTGCCCGCTATCAGGCGCGCGTGTCCGGCCCCATGCTGGATCGCATTGACGTGCATGTGGAAGTTCCCGCCGTGCCTTATGCGGATCTGCGTCAGGGCCGCGCCGGAGAAGGCTCGGCCGCCATGCGTGAAAGGGTGCTCGCGGCCCGCTCGGTGCAGCGGCAGCGCTATGGCGCTGACGGCCCGCACTGCAACGCTGAGCTTTCAGGCGCGTTGCTGGACGAGCATTGCGCGCTCGACGCCGCTGGTCATGATTTGATGGAAGCGGCCGTGAACCGCCTTGCCCTGTCGGCCCGCGCCTGCGCGCGGGTGCTGCGCATGGCCCGCACCATTGCGGATATGGAGGGACGGCAGCGCATAGACACCACCCATCTGGCCGAGGCTGTTTCCCTGCGGGTTCTGGACAGGGGCTAGCCTGCTCCTTGAATGTCACGCCAAACGGCCCTTTGCATCCTGGCAGAATGATTTCTGCTCTGCCGGATTGCAAAGGGCCGTTTTTCTGTTTTTACACAAAATTCGTAGTCGCGACAGCCGTCAGCACACTAACGAACAATAAAGATTTTAGGGGGTGGGGGCGTGGGGGGGCCCTTTTGCAAAAGGGTCTCTCCCCCACAAAATAGTTAAGGAAACGCTGATTTATTCCGTTTGGCGGACTTGCTTCACTTTTTTTGAAACAGTCGAGGACGGAAGAGTCCACTCCTGCTTCAAAAAAAGATCGCGCCTTGCCAAACAAAATAACTGCGCGTTTCCAGAAGGCTCTTTAATGCGTGCTTTCTTAAATATGACCAGGCCGTGCGCTAGCTTGCCCTGTCCGCCGCACGCCTTGCGGCCTGATCTGGCGCGCTCTTCTGTTTGACGCCAGCCTTGGCGGCTTCTTTCTTTTTGGGCGGGGTTTTGCTCTTGGCCGTCTGTTTGGGCTTGCTGGCCTGCGCTTTGCCCTTGCTGAGCTTTTTGACGGGCGCATCTTCGGCACTGGCGTAGGTGAGTCGGGCTTCACGGGCGGTTTTGCGCATGTCCGGCCTGTACTGATCGGCGGGCAGGCAATCAAGGGCCGCCACTACCGAGGCTGCACGATTGTCGCAAACCTGGAACCCGGCGTCCAGCAGGCGAAAGGCTTCCACACCGCGCGTGCGGGAATCCGGCGCGCCCATAATAACAGCCAGCAGGCGTTTGGAGCCGTGGCTGGCAGTGAAAATGAGGTTGTAGCCCGAAGCATTGACCCATCCGGTTTTAAGACCGTCCGCGCCGGGGTACTGGCCGAGCAGGGGGTTTTTGTTCCAGGTGACCCGGCCCTTGTGGTTTATGACGTGGGTATTGTGAAAGCGCAGGGCGTCGGGGTAGGTCTGCAGGTAGGCGCGGGCCAGTGTCAGCATATCGCGGGCTGTGGTGTACTGCCCGGCGGCGGGCAGCCCGTGGGGATTACGGAACTGGCTGTCGCGCATGCCGAGGGCCTGGGCCTTGGCGTTCATCATGTTGACGAATGCCGGGGTGGAGCCTCCCACAAATTCCGCCACGGCCGCGCTGGCGTCGTTGCCGGAGGACACGGCCATGCCCATGAGCAACTGCTCTAGGGTCACGTTGTCCTTTTCACTGAGGCCCATGCGCGAACCGCCCGTACGTGCGGCAGCCCGGCTGACGATGACGGGGCTGTCAAGACTGACCGTCCCCTGGCGGATCTGATCCATGGCCAGGAACATCGAGAGCACCTTTGTCAGCGAAGCCGGGGCAATGTGCTGATCGGCGTTCTGCTCAAAAAGTATGGCGTCGTGATCCAGGTCGTACAGAATGGCCGAGCAGGTTCCGAGGGAAACGTGCTGGGGGATGGCCGGGGCGCTGAGGGCCGTGCCGGGGCGCAGCAGCGCCATGCACAGGACAATGAAAAAAAGTGGCAGGCTGGACAAAAGCGCGCTGTACTTCAGGCGAGGGAAGAAGCGGGTCATGGGCAATCCTTGGGCTGTGGCGCAGGAAACGGACTTTCAAGTAAGCGGGCAGACGAAACCGGCCTTGCTCGCTGGCTAGAGCAATGTAACTTTTACATTGCTCTGACGGCTGCGTGAGCAGACGTTCGCTACGGAGGCGTAAGCGCAGCTTGTCTGCGCGGTTAAACGCCAAAGTGAGCGTGCCTTAACCTTTGAGAATGTACATTCTCAAAGGTTACTCTGCTCCAGTACGCAAAGAACGTGTCTGAAGCTTTGGGAATACCTCAGTCGTTGGGCACTGAAAAGCACTTTTTTGCAAGGGCGGGGAGAGCCAGGTAGTGGCCCAGCTTTTTTCCGTTTTTGCCCATTCGGTAGATACGGCTTTTCGCGGATGTATTCGAAGGGGCAGATTCTGGATTTTGTATAGATAATTACTAAACAGTGTCTTTCCTGCAGGTGTACTAAAGTTGGGCGTACATGGCAATAGGCCGGAGCGTATGGATAAATCCACATTTTGCGCAGGGCGGTTTTGCGTTGCCATGCCGTGGCGGCCAGCTTGGCGGCTGACCTGGCGGTAGTGGAGGCAAGGCGCGGATCGCGCTGGCGGGGGCGTGAGATGCCCGCGCAGTTGCTTTGCCGGACTTGTTTATGCTGTGGTTTTAGAGCCGGTTACGAATAAAAAGAGGTAGCTGATCCAGGTTGTTGCGCATCATAATGAGCTGCCATGCCCCTTGAAAACAGGGGTTGCCAAAGGCTGTGCAGCAAAAACACAAAGAGCGCGCCGATTGGGCGCGCTCTTCGCGTATGGGCCAAAAGAAAAAAATTTCGCGGCTCTAAAGTATGTAACCTTTTTCAAAGTTACGCAGTAAATTCAGTAAAGGTTTTAGGGGGTGGGGGCGTGGGGGAGGAGACCCTTTTGCAAAAGGGTCCCTCCCCCACAAAGCTTTTCTCCCCACAAAAGCATTTCAACGCAATGCGACCGAACGTTAGTCGCCGCCGTCCATGCGAAAGTCCACGCGGATTTTGAACAATTTGGTGGCGGGCAGGTTGAGAATGGGTATGCCCGTGCATTGGGTTATGCCATCCAGGGTGGCCTGCGCTTCTTCGCGTGAGGGGCTGATAAGCGTGAACCAGATGTTGTAGTCGTGTTCGCGCAGGTAGTTGTGGGTCACGCCGGGCTTGGCGTTGACGTCGGCCACAAAGGCTTCCATCTTGTCTTGCGGCACTTTGGCGGCGCACAGGGTGGACACGAAGCCGAGCTTGGCCGACTGAAAGTTGGCCCCGAGCCGCCGGATGATCTTGCTGGCCTTGAGGGCGCGTACCCTGTCGAAGGCCTCCTGCTCAGCGATGCCCAGGCGCTGGCCCAGTTCGGCGTAGGGCCGGGGGCACAGGGGAAAGTCCGTCTGGATGATGTCGAGCAGTTGTCTGTCCAGGCTGTCCATCTGTGCAGAATCCTTCAGGGCCGAATTCTTCAGGGCCGAATCTTTGTGCTTGGCCGAGGGTTCTGCGGTGTGGGCTTGGGTGGTCATGACTTTTCCTTTTTGCGCGTCTTGGCCGGAATATAGGTACACAGCGGTTCCTCGCCCATGTGGTCGCCGTCCATGCTGTGCGCCCGCGCGCGGCAGCCGCCGCAGACCTTGTGGAACTCGCATTCGCCGCATTTGCCCGTGTAACAGGACTGGTCGCGGAACTGCAAAAAGTACTTGCTCTCGCGCCAT
This DNA window, taken from Desulfovibrio sp., encodes the following:
- a CDS encoding NCS2 family permease — translated: MSVLEKLFNPAARGSTVKREMLAGLTSFMAMCYLIFVVPGMLADAGMPKDSAVASTIWVTILATLVMGVWAKFPVGVAPGLGITAFFAYYVCGPAGYSWQTGLGAVFISGIVFLLLTVTRIRQLIINAVPMDLKFAIVVGIGAFIAFIGMKSCGIIAADPATFVTLGNLGNPKTLLSVMGIFLIGGLMSLRVRGAMIIGILAITVAGIVLGVSPLPQGQIFSASLPMPTETFLQMDIKGALHHGLVSIIFTLTMVDLFDNMGVLIGLSQKAGFIREDGHIENLDKALITDSMATMASAVMGATTATSYLESAAGVAEGGRTGLTAVTIAALFFLALFFSPLVGMVPAYATAPVLIIVGAMMMQEVGRISFKDFTVALPAFLTIISMPLTFNIATGFGFGFVSWVGIKALAGRFKDLNFVMVCIAVCFVINFALRLP
- the lepB gene encoding signal peptidase I, translating into MTTLLRSAPPKKPLWREYGEALLVALLLALVIRTFVVQAFKIPSESMLQTLLVGDHLLASKFSYGVKVPFTNYYVYKGSDPQRGEIIIFEYPNDPSVDYIKRIVGVPGDIIEVRNKQLYRNGEAVKESYIRFTQPDRIEPVRDNFGPVTVPEGKYFVMGDNRDNSLDSRFWGFVGRSAIRAKAWRIYWSWGGLGDMRWDRMGKKVE
- a CDS encoding YifB family Mg chelatase-like AAA ATPase, whose translation is MVVRLNSGGVEGVDAYPVELEVDFVRQGLPGFTMVGLAETAVREAKDRVFAALRAADFKLPPARITVNLAPAWRRKSGASYDLPLAIGLLAASGAIPAENLQQFFMAGELSLSGELRPVSGVLPLALLARQRGAAGIIVPPGNGAEAAVVRGLCVYTPRNIAQCAAFLAGREPLEPLSEPEMDDLPPLGHSLDFAEVKGQEAAKRALEIAAAGGHNVLLLGPPGSGKTMLAQRLPTILPPLDFEESLEVTKIYSVAGKLTDHQGLVRQRPFRAPHHTISDVALVGGGTYPRPGEVSLAHRGVLFLDELPEFQKSALESLRQPLEGGVVHIARSAHSVIFPAACMLVAAMNPCPCGYHGDPTHECSCRPDQRARYQARVSGPMLDRIDVHVEVPAVPYADLRQGRAGEGSAAMRERVLAARSVQRQRYGADGPHCNAELSGALLDEHCALDAAGHDLMEAAVNRLALSARACARVLRMARTIADMEGRQRIDTTHLAEAVSLRVLDRG
- a CDS encoding D-alanyl-D-alanine carboxypeptidase family protein, producing the protein MTRFFPRLKYSALLSSLPLFFIVLCMALLRPGTALSAPAIPQHVSLGTCSAILYDLDHDAILFEQNADQHIAPASLTKVLSMFLAMDQIRQGTVSLDSPVIVSRAAARTGGSRMGLSEKDNVTLEQLLMGMAVSSGNDASAAVAEFVGGSTPAFVNMMNAKAQALGMRDSQFRNPHGLPAAGQYTTARDMLTLARAYLQTYPDALRFHNTHVINHKGRVTWNKNPLLGQYPGADGLKTGWVNASGYNLIFTASHGSKRLLAVIMGAPDSRTRGVEAFRLLDAGFQVCDNRAASVVAALDCLPADQYRPDMRKTAREARLTYASAEDAPVKKLSKGKAQASKPKQTAKSKTPPKKKEAAKAGVKQKSAPDQAARRAADRAS
- a CDS encoding AsnC family transcriptional regulator, which encodes MDSLDRQLLDIIQTDFPLCPRPYAELGQRLGIAEQEAFDRVRALKASKIIRRLGANFQSAKLGFVSTLCAAKVPQDKMEAFVADVNAKPGVTHNYLREHDYNIWFTLISPSREEAQATLDGITQCTGIPILNLPATKLFKIRVDFRMDGGD